The following DNA comes from Pseudorasbora parva isolate DD20220531a chromosome 8, ASM2467924v1, whole genome shotgun sequence.
tgatttgagctttgtgacatggtgcattatcctgctggaagtagccatcaaaCGGGgtggtacatggtggtcataaagggatggacatggtcagaaacaatgctcaggtaggccgtgccatttaaacaatgcccaattggcactaaggggcctaaagtgtgccaagaaagcatcccccacaccattacaccacccaccaccagcctgcacagtggtaacaaggcatgatggatccatgttctcatccTGTTTATGCCagattctgactctaccatctgaatgtctcaacaggaatcgagactcatcagaaaaggcaacatttttccagtcttcaactgtccaattttggtgagcttgtgcaaattgtagcctcttttccctatttgtagtggagatgagtggtactcggtggggtcttctgctgttgtagcccatccgcctcaaggttgtgcgtgttgtggcctcacaaatgctttgctgcatatctcggttgtaacgagtggttatttcagtcaaagttgctcttctatcagcttgaatcagtcggcccattcttctctgtcctctagcatcaacaaggcattttcggtACATGGTGGTAcattacactcacctaaagtgTAATGGTGGTACATTACACTCACCATCAATTGGCACTAATGTACTCACATTCGGTACATTAGTGCCAATTGACCTTTAATTTGCAGTAGAAAAAGGGagagtgactttattgcatcagaggtgtgtcactttactcacagcggattggtccagtttcagtttgagatctcctatccagaacataacctacCCTGGAGCAGGTGAGCCGTGGAGTGTAAGTTACTATGGAGATAAACACAGCTAAAAACCAAGCCACTTTCATGGTACCAAAAACCCAGGTTTggcaaactaagcttaaacatatcTGGCTATCCAGCTAAACCGGCTCCATGGTATAGGCCCCAGGactttatgttgttgtttttatgtttatatGTGGCAGTCCAAGTCCAAGTATCTAACCAAAATTTAATTGAGAGAAAAGTTTCCACACTTAATTGTAACGTAACTTATTTAATCACTCTGCTAAACAACTGTAGACTGCAAATGTTGTAGCCACATGCTGACAGTACAATGTgtattttgaacttatttatccAAAATAGTCTTTTTAGTCATGACCACCACTGAAATAAGTTTGCATTTTTAAAGAATCGTTTAAATTGTAAAGTGTAAAAAGTTTGTGTAGTAGGCCTACATGTAGGCTACATTATGTAATTGCATATTGAGTTTGaatagcattttttttgttgcttttttttgtttttgtttgtttttaccaaaacattaataaaaaacattgaTAAAAGTTTAGCAATTCAGTACAAAGCAAGATTTAGTTTCACCAGGCCTGTTACAAGTTACAGGAGTAGAAACACTCtggacacacacaaatacacaatcGCACACCATTTTTAAGACAACATGATAATCTTTAGATCTTATGAAGTCCTTACCTCGACAGAAATACAGCTCAAATGTTATTTGTGTTATAGCTTTGCCCCAAAGAACAGGGGTGTGGATCTTTTACAAAGGTTGAATCACTTGTGTAGTGGAGAAATAAGTTTCATTTCTCTTGAATTTAAATACGTCACGGCTATCAGCACGTAAACAAAATAGGCGTGTTCTGTTccaaagaaaagaaagagaaagaaactgTGAGAGaaagataaataaaatacataaatggtTTCTTTTTCTCATATGAGCAACTGGTTAACATTATTGAACTGTtattattaaacttacacattTACAATTTTTGTTATTgtagattaaaacaaaaaaagtcctGTTAACTCTTCACGGCTGAAGGATCCTCAATAGCGATCTGTGTGTTACTTAAAGAAGCAACCGCTCATCTGTGTTGTTTTATTCATGTCGtttagtttttatatattttctattACTTATGGTTTCCTTTATATATTATTGTGTCCTGTGGTCTGAAGGTATGTTTGTCTTCATGAGTTAGAGATAAGAGAATATCTCTATTTCAAGGTTTTAAACTTCACCGGACCATGTTGTGAAGCAATCATTTTCCATTGATTGTACTTTGATATAATAACTGTCTGAACATTAAAACATATGCAATATTATTCAATAAACTCGCAGGCTGAAAGAAGGCACTTTATATGAGTTTACGATACCAGACAAGACTTGCTGTTAACAAGTTTTATTGGTTTTAGACACTACAAAACCgataaataattattatgacaatttagttaaataatagctgaaattaaatactgaaagaaattacattttaaaattaaacaagatTTAAGTCAAAGAAACACATCTGAATCACAATATACAGTTCTCTAAATTATACATAAGCCTGTATTTTTCTAATGAAAATAGTAATAAATTATAACAATAAATTAGAATTACTTATAATAGGCCTACATGTTATgctaaataataaatgtgtctGAATTCAATTCTAATTcgtaaaattataaaataatgattCCAGGGAATTCCAAAAAATCAACAGGGACTACAGATGAAAAATAGCCAAATCTGGCACATTGACATGAGTACTTGAGTACTCGTGTTAATTCATCTGCATTgtcacttttaaaataaaatcataccATAAGGAGTTTTCTGAACCATTTCTTATGGGGACATCTGACCTCAAGGGTCTCATAATAACATTTTACtcaattaacaaaataaaaacagccATTATTCAAATCTAAATCAATTATTTGTCTACACATTTCtattaaaatatacatacaaatcTTTAATATCCAACATAAAGTAAATCTAGAGATCAATGTTTTCTAAAGACAACATATAGATAATTTTCCTCAAAAAGTTTGAGTTTCAGATTAATAAATTGTAAATAATGAGCATAACTATTTTAGTGTGGAAAAGTGGTGGGAATTTACCCGGCAGGTCTACGGTATACATACAGAATTTTTGCATTTGTGAATAGTTCAGGTAATCTGTgaaataaattatgtttgtaTATCTAGTCTTTTTTATGCTCTATGATCCTGACAGATGAACCTTTTCCAGAATAAAAAGCAGGGTACAAGGGTTCAGTGAAAGTGGTCTGGACTCTGTGAAGGAGAGTCATTGTGTCAGAGACGCTGTAGAAGGCCAGAGTTCCTGCTCTGTGATCCAGATACACTCCTATTCTAGAGGAGTAGACAGCAGGGACTGAGACGTGGGCTTTAGCATGAATAAAACCGACATTCTGTTGAGAGCGGGACAATCTCCAGGATATTTTGTTGAAGCCAAGTCTACAGTCATCACCGTTTCCTTTACGTCTAATTCTCTTGTAACAAACTGCTACAGCCCATTCGTCCCCACTGCACTCGACCTCCCAGTAACAGCGATCAAACAAACCCTCTCTAGACAAGATGTATTGGAACTTATCAAACCGCTCTGGGTTATCAGAATATTGCTGATCTTGATATGAATATGTTACTTTTCTGTTCTCTTCTGACAGTTTGAGGCTTTTGTGTGCAGTGTTTAGATCCAAACGAAGTTCACAGAAATCTGAAGAGGAGGTATGAACAAAATTATTGAACAATGTAAACTTTGATTCCAAAATGGTCACACTGTAACAGATCATATCCACTGATGCTTATCAATAAATGAGTGTTTGCTTTGAAGAAACCACAGTTcaacttacactgtaaaaaattattgggGGTCTTTTCAACATGGACCTTTGACACTGAAGAGACAAAACAAGTGTATGGTTAATTTGTTGTTTAAAGAGTATGGATGACAAAATAACATTCATCAAATGTTTCTGACCTTCTGGAGGTGTTTTAGCTGTTTGCTGTTGACCGATGTCCTTCAAAACTTTTCTGAATGCTGAGATTGAAATGTCTTTAAAAGACAGATGAGTGTGTTGACTAAAGCTGGGAACATCTTCAAATGTgggtaaaacacacacagactgacAGCTCTGAAATGAGACAAATCATTTGTCTAACATTATTTGTGAAACATGAGACACTTTTTATAAAGCATGTATCTATGGTGATATGTTGTGATGTGGAAGGTTCACACacagataataaaaaaaactttcattACCTTCAGACACTGGATCTGATCTTCAGTAATCAGAAGTTTGTCGATCTCTGCTTGTCTTTTTCTGAGTTCTGTCAGCTCTTGATCCAGATGTTTGTGAAGTTCCTCTGCTCGATCTATCTCAGTCTTCTCCTGAGCTCTGATCTGATCTTTAATCTCAGAGCGTTTCTTCTCAAGAGAGCAGATGAGCTCAGTGAAGACCTTCTCAATGTCCTCCATGCTCTTTAGCGCTGAACTCTGACAGAGACACAAAGATCTGATCATGAAGGTCATTATTGTgactcaaaataacaaaatttcttttctttcttaattatttttgtttttttgttaaattctCTAATTGTCCAAGCACTCAAATCAAACTGTATAAACtgtataaacaatataaataaattagttGCTGTCAAGCTTGAAGACTGAAGTTTCAATAAGAACACCATGCACTgtatgtaacaaattattattattattatttaattttggaGCTCAAAAATACCCATTGTCAacctttattaaagggggggtgaaacactcagtttcagtcagtgtcatgtcaatcttgagtacctatagagtagcattgcatcctgcatatctccgaaaagtctttatttttttaataattatataagaaagatgcgctgttccgagtctttccgaaaaaagcagagcgggtgggggcgtgtcgtgtgagcggagctaaataatgacgtgtgctcgctgctgctatgttgagtcgagtgcgtcgtaaagctgtgtcatccctaacagcgggaaaaaaactttattcaaaataaaaatatggcttttaatcagatacagccatacatctatgatccggaatcagacccagaggctgcagttgaacaggagcagcagcaaaaacgactagagcaggacgtctctatgtggtacaagttatacactaactatataatatgcttagcggcttgtgttatttacatatttatacttgaattatatcgtcgtatttttgtctttgaaggtgtacatgtgggaagtgcagttgtgcacgtgtgtttgtgtgtttacgcgtggtttgtgtagactgtaagcggactaaaaaaaacacagacatttgaagcactcttactcacagcctgcggttcgaacgttaggacctttatcgttgggactgctccatcattcagcattaggcgattgggaaaatccggcgttgagctgggccttgtttatgaaacagtcggcaccgaaatgcagcgaacagatataaacattcgcgcaactcagttgctgatccggaaaagcaaattacatccactgttgccttaacgcggggtttttggggaatctgtacaggactgtcttggtctggcaaccaaaaacgcacttttttggtgacattgtaatgtgctatgtgtaattgtcacctgtccagcatcctacaagccccgctttgatgggcgtaggctgttgctttcgctctctccctctctctctctctctcacgcgcttccggtagaattgtccgtaaggcccatacaaggaaattccgcccccattaacgtcaaaggggacgcatgatctcaaaaaacttgccgaaacttatgactaaccggaagtagtatttttgacaaagaaatactcccatcaaacgtccaccttaacttttgaaactttgtctatgtttagtatgggaatccaagtctttaacagtgtaaaaagatcagtatgcatgaaacagcatttcaccccccctttaagtaagggataatgtacacccagccgcttgttatcgcagaataaaccccggcgcggaggggtcttgcatcactctgagggggtttattctgcgataaaaaccggctgggtgtacattatcccgcttattacacggctactactagtctcaaataaataattattagacacaaaatattgtctcgagattaaatattttattagctcttacgcaaagcttccgcgatggaaaacagttccaaccagctttaagcctttatctattgctgaagatttgccatatgccattgctaatgttaaaatgaatgctgaaagggttagttcacccaaaaatgaaaccaagcctatgatttactcaccctcaagttatcataggtgtatgacattcttctttcagacaaatacaatcggagttgtatttaaaaagtccaggctaacgttaatccaaacagtagttgtagttgtg
Coding sequences within:
- the LOC137084791 gene encoding E3 ubiquitin/ISG15 ligase TRIM25-like, with amino-acid sequence MSESAASQCVDQFSCPLCLDRLKEPVTIPCGHSYCMSCITDCWGQKEQGPPYRCPQCRESFSQRPLLKKNTLIAEMMETLQKTSLQTAAVECDVCTTEKNRAVKSCLQCLASFCQTHLQLHYESPAFMKHKLVEASRHIQENFCLSHGKLLEIYCQDDHQCICYLCMIDGHKNHNVVSVDSEWTNKKEEIKEIKVVCQRLIQERERGQQELNEAEKLLKSSALKSMEDIEKVFTELICSLEKKRSEIKDQIRAQEKTEIDRAEELHKHLDQELTELRKRQAEIDKLLITEDQIQCLKSCQSVCVLPTFEDVPSFSQHTHLSFKDISISAFRKVLKDIGQQQTAKTPPEVSKVHVEKTPNNFLQYFCELRLDLNTAHKSLKLSEENRKVTYSYQDQQYSDNPERFDKFQYILSREGLFDRCYWEVECSGDEWAVAVCYKRIRRKGNGDDCRLGFNKISWRLSRSQQNVGFIHAKAHVSVPAVYSSRIGVYLDHRAGTLAFYSVSDTMTLLHRVQTTFTEPLYPAFYSGKGSSVRIIEHKKD